From Rutidosis leptorrhynchoides isolate AG116_Rl617_1_P2 chromosome 3, CSIRO_AGI_Rlap_v1, whole genome shotgun sequence, a single genomic window includes:
- the LOC139900564 gene encoding uncharacterized mitochondrial protein AtMg00240-like, translating into MEDERPARTSQSVNHGITPDKEGAKVDQTLYRAIIGSLMYLTASRPDIMFAVCLCARYQVNPNVHHLLVVKKIMRYLKQTPNLGLWYPCDNDFELTAYSDPDYGGYLYRLGPVRVNW; encoded by the exons atggaagatgaACGTCCTGCAAGGACGTCGCaatcggtgaatcacgggattacaccggaTAAGGAAGGTGCTAAGGTTGATCAAACCTTATATAGGGCCATCATTGGTTCTTTGATGTATCTGACAGCGTCTCGCCCTGATATCATGTTCGCAGTTTGTTTATGTGCTCGCTATCAAGTAAATCCGAATGTACATCATTTGCTTGTGGTGAAAAAGATAATGCGTTATTTAAAGCAAACTCCGAATTTGGGCCTATGGTATCCTTGTGATAATGATTTTGAACTGACGGCTTATAGTGATCCCGACTATGGTGgat ATTTGTACAGATTAGGACCCGTTAGAGTTAATTGGTGA